CCTCTGCCTCTTCCATAACCATGGCCTCGACCACCGTGAAATCCTCCTCTTCCTCAGCCTCTACTTGTTGGACGATTATTATCTCCACGCTTAGTGGTTGAGTCATTCACTTGAAATGCCTTTTCTTCATTCTTCTCAACTGAACGATTGATTCTAGCCTCATGAGCTTGAAAAGATCCCATCagttcatcaaaggaaaaaactGATAGATCCTTAGATTCTTCGATAGCCGCAACTACGTGATCAAATTTTAGATTCAAGCTTCTCAATACCTTTTCAACAATAATCTGATTAGTGATCTTCTCTCCATATGATCGCATTTGACTGACAATTGTCATTGCTTTTGACAAAAAACTAGCAATAGATTCACCACTTTTCATCATCAAGGTTTCAAAGTAACACCGAAGTGATTGTATTCTCACTACAATGACTTTTGAATCTCCTTGAAGCTCTTTCTGCAGAATGGACCAGTCTTGCTTCGATGTAGTTGTTGTTGCGAATCGTGAAAAAACGCTGTCATGGACAGCCTGCTGGATAAACACCAGCGCCTTAACGTCTTTTTTCTTGTTGTCTCACAACCTATTTTCTTCATCAGGGTCTGTATATCCACGTTCTTCTAAGTCCCAAAGATCTTGAGACTTGAGTATAGTTTTCATATGTATACTCCATAATTCGTAGCTTTCTCCCTTGAAGACAGGAATAAGTGGTTGTGCCACACTCAACGAACTACCGTTAGTTGCCATGCCTGGCTCTGATGCCAAATTTATTGGagaaaaaagtataagaatCTGGAAATAAAAAGAGAAGGGAAAAACTTATGCGacaactttttaaatttctaattgATAGGAAGTTACAGAATAAAAATATGCCCATATGATAACTAATCCTAAAATATAGGTCCTATAACCCACTAAAACACTATTTCAGCAACACTAACAAACTACCTAACAGAAAGCAGAAGACTAGTTCAATCAAACTAACCAACTTTTTTTTGAATCACTTTTCAACAGCGGAAGAGTCGTGAAAAACAATTTTTGGCCCATGCTAGGGTTGTTCGAGATGTTCTAGAGATTCAAGCATCATCAGTAGCTTCGAATAAATCCTTTAGAGCGGAGAGATTTATGATTGACGATCATCGATATTCATTAGCAAATAATAGTTTGGAAATATCGGTGTGTTTCGAGATTAAGTCAATGCCCCAAAAGGAAATACTGGACTACCAGAATTAAGTAGCGAAATAGaagacaaaacaaataaaatatttggttaTAATAGTGATGATTACATGGAAACAATGGAAGAAGAACGACATATGAAAGTTCCAAAAAttgtttcttttgaaatgataaaaaagtgagaaaaagatttttaaaaaaaattcagtttttagtacaataattaatattaaatacgTATACTTTTTGTCTCTTTCTAATATTTGTgttgtacaatttatttatttgaataaatatacGTCTATTCgccttgattttcttttaaaatagtcTCTTATATTAATTCGAGTCATTTTACAAACTTAATTTTCAACTATTTTAATATTAGTtcaaactttaatataaaattgaattttaaggtttaaacattaaattcaatataagctttaaactttaaagtcaattttaaactttaaatttaatataaagtttaaactttaaagtcaatttaaaacttttaaacctAAGGTTTAAACttaaattcaattaaaactttaaagttaagTTAATGTTTAAAACTAGGGTTTACATTCGGATTGCCTCATAGAATTCAGCATTGGTGACTTCTCCTTAAGGTAACAGTTCAGGTGCATTAGGTACCCCTTTCTCTTGTACTTCAACATCTCTCCTCGCGGGACGACCTATGATTTCTCCTTGTGGAGGCATGATTATTTGAAACACGCGCAAACACGAGTTAGAGGAAAACTTTTTAGAGATCAACTCTAATGAACAAAAAGGATGTGAAAGAAGTGAGATAgttcctaaatgttgcagcctcctaattatagatatgGCGCGCTTTACACCGATAAATAGAAATCTACAGATGCGACTTCATGTACTCTCAAGGACTCTTGAACTATGTGATctcataccaagtttgtcacgccccgagcgtACACCCTAGGTAAGAATGaaactcgaagaccattgttggccttgagcGGACCCTTGCTTGGCTTACTTAccatgcggaagacttaaacacatGAGAAATAACTCGAGGAATAACTTAATGAAAATCACTTAACCAAAATGGAAACTTAAGTATTAATTAtttacaagtgaaatgaaaatacttaatagataataatatatgtctatgaagcctctaaacaaagagggatgttgggataGGACCCCAAAtaatcctaacaactgaaaactaaaaacaataaatgaatgataaagAGGTTTTTTGGACTTAACGGAGGCTCACGAACTGACTCTGAGCTGTTCGCTGGATAAACAGTACGTCGgatgctgatcctagttacctgcgtctgcatcattaAATGATGCAAGCCAactgacatcaatacattgaatgtatgaatatgtgagTTGGAAGgctaaaacaacttaagctATAAAAGAGTAAGACGGAACTATTACCCTGATTCTGCTTAACTCATGAACAAAataaactcaatataaagcaatgatatatatatataNGGGCCATAAAATTTTTTGGTAGTAATTTGGAATTTCCCAACCTAGTCCATATTTGGATAAAATTGTAGGCATCAAGGTGTAGAAAAATCTAGTAATGAATGAGAGAtataattgtgaattttattacaTCAGTGGATGGATAAGAAATTAAGGAACCCGTACCACTTTACAAAATTGATTACGGGCGAGGAGAACTCCTTGAAATAGTCCTTCTGTGAATGTGTATATTCTGTCTCCGTCGAGGACACTGGAAAGAGATTCGGGGTGCTGGAGCAACGATGTAGTAGCGGGCCCGACACAACTTAAGCTTGCTAATAAACCCCTAAATGATCATATTTggtattttttgacttttaggGCTAAGCAGGTGACCTCAGACGAGTTCTTGTCACTTTTCACCATTCTTAAGGTTAAAGATAAGGTTTAAACACTAAAATCCATTTTTTGATGTGTAAAACCTAATTTCTTAGGTTATTATCgattttaaatagttttgatATGAGAATTGGGGAGGAAAAGCCTTCATTTGGGTATAAGGATCTTCGGTTTTGTCTATGGTTATTAGGTTTGTTATAatctaaataattaaacatttgaTTGTTTATACTTGCGTATATTAATTGTTATAAACCTAAAACAAGCGAAAAGAATCTGAAAAGGGAAGATTCAAGTGCCTTAGGGGATTCAAGTTTgaattcgaggtaggtgatagttgtgatttcatgttggtGTGATATATGTTTCTAATTGTttcattataatgcatgtatgtatgcgaatgttgcattattgatcactcTAATGGTAAATGAGGATAATTGAATAATTGTATGCCACGAATCACCTCTTTTTGTAAGATACTGATGATGTACTTGTCATTATGATTTTGGTGTGTGAATGGGGATAAGATTGCTACGTTCTGGCAAGTTAACTTTGATAGGATTGGCACGTTTTGACATAAATATTAGATCGGGTTGCCACGTTCCGCCATAACTATCGTATTGGCTACCACGTTCTAGCATAAAAATGGGATCGAATTGCCACGTTTTGGAAAGCTAACAGTTTGGGTGTgagttccatgagaggaccattaAATTGGTTCCGTTAGAGGACCCTTAAATGGTGTGGTGTAGCTACTTCTGAGGACTATGTTCATATCTAATGATGATTGATATTGAAAGACTATGTGTTTctctaaaattatttaattgtacATTGTGAAACTATTTGTTGATgtgaatgatgatgatattgtatatgtatgGTATATGCCTATTTTATAATGTTGTGAttacttatatatgtttcactttGTGGATATACgagtgatcctaccagtacactaTGGTTGTATACTGATagtgcacttgctcttatttttgttgagtacatggcATTTTCCAACAACTATTGACAGACCTCGTTTAAAAGATCAATAACCATTCCGAATTCAAGGATGAGCTAGTTCTTACGGGCTGCCTTGAGTTCTCTTTTTCTTAACTCCTCTTTTACTTAAGCCCACTCTCTTCAGAATCAAACTATTCATGAAGGTGTAGTTTAATTTTGGGGTTGTACCCCTTCTTCTTAGACTTGTCGTTAAtagagttttggtacaatgaCTTTCATGTTGTAGGTGTTGTATTTCCGCATTATTTAGTTGTTTAGtccctaaataaataatttagttatttaaaacaGTTCTTGTATCCTTAAATGTCTTAGTTTTTGgtttagttgtttgtttaaGTTTTAACAGTAGTTCTCCCATAGTAGAGTTAGTGTAAGtgcccatatatatatatatatatatatatatatatatatatatatattcccaAATTAACTGGAAGAGACAGATTCATATTGAAAGAGACTTATGATACATTGTTTATTGTAACTTAATTGAATTCATAGATCTTTCCTTATTGAGTTGAGATGAATCTCTCTATTATCGACCTATTAAATGCTAAGTTGGTAACATTGATTTGTTGCACTGCAAGTATTTGATCATTGCTTTTCTAGGTTTAAGTTTAAACCTATATATGTGGTGTTTTTTTAGTCTAGAATGAACCGAAGACAAGAGGAATCAAGATGACTAGTGTTTGTCATTATTTGTTCAGTTTTTGACATGACATCGAGGAGATTGATGAATCTATATATACAGTGGTGGagctaaaatttaaattaaggTGTCAAAATACAATGTAGTAAATACACATAaaagacaacaaaataaattttactaatgaaagcaaaaaaaattacattatcaCAATCGTTTGGCGACGCCCCACGAAGAATCCTAACAAAAGCAGCGACTCAGCAATGAACTAAAACGAATTTTTTGGTTCTTCCTCCTCAAGCCCTTTAATGTTGAAATTAGGGATTTGTTTAATCTCTAAagtacattttttctttttaaaataaaatattaaagtcAACTTTATTTAAGTCAATCGCTTCAAAATTGGTGAAAAAAATGCTTTAGTTTCCTAAAATTTAAAGACAATAGACGCCTCTTGaagtctttattttaattatataagaaaatctaaaaaaattaaaaaaacccaGCCAAGTTTGAACCCCCGGATGTCAGGCCAAAGATTAAGGAGAAATTTTGTAGCACCTCAACCACTAAGCTAACTCTTCATCTTGTGTTATAGAGTGTCAACTACAATATATaggaataaaatcaaaatttaaccTATCTAtacaacataatttttcaatGAAGGGGTGTCGTTTGACGCCCCTTGGGCAAGGGTAGCTCCGcccatgtgtgtgtgtatatatatatatacatatatatatacatatgtatatatatatatatatatacacacacacaaaagattattataatttatattccCTACACTAATTCaagttgtaaaattttaaagtggaaagtcaaattacaattttatccctataaatgaaaatattatgaaatatctaattaattaaacattaaataattaatatgtattttaataacataacaaaaagaattataattaGGATAAAATACCAGCATCAATACCTAAAAGCTTACATTAaagaaacccccccccccccNNNNNNNNNNNNNNNNNNNNNNNNNNNNNNNNNNNNNNNNNNNNNNNNNNNNNNNNNNNNNNNNNNNNNNNNNNNNNNNNNNNNNNNNNNNNNNNNNNNNNNNNNNNNNNNNNNNNNNNNNNNNNNNNNNNNNNNCCCCAATTGTCTACTATTGATGACTCCAAAAGTCTAAACTACTAATTGATGATATAGTAATGTTGCTATTTAATATTCTTCTCACAAGATAGATATAACAACATACATAGTATACATCTGTTGGCTTTGGATAATTAAGACTTTTATCATTTAGAATAATTTTATAGCAAGTAAATTTAGTCGCACTTTGCATCATTACAAAAAAGTTTCAATAGATTTCTAAACTAACGTTTTtactatatttgaaaataaaaatattttaaatttccttCCAAAATCGAAATGAAGTTTTactactttattttatataaaaagttcTATAACCTTTAATCTCCTAAAGGCTTTGCCCTtacttttattaaatatcatGTAATATCAATTCTAATATTATAACTCCtaagattttcttaaaaataaaaatcttactAATCTTACGAACCTACGAGCTTTAGTATTCGTGGttttaaacataataaattacGAAAAAAAGATTTATGAACCTACAACCgtgaatatccactttgaaattCAACCCCGAAGAAAGTTATGAAACCCTAGTAGGAAAATGAGGGAAAATTGTGAAATCCTAACTATTATGCTTTGAAATcttaatcatattaaaataagaaaaatgaccTACAACCAcaaatatccactttgaaatcCAGTCATGAAGAAAAGTATGAAACCCTAACCGTTAAATGAGGGAGAAGAGGTGAAATTGTTGCTgggaaataatgaaatgagggggggggggttgagAGTTATTAGAATTTAGTCTAATGGAACCCTATTGGAATGCAATATGATatccacatgacatttaacaaTTTCCGTTAACaagaagggtacttttgaccTAATAGTTTGATGTGAAGGATAGTTTTGAGCCGATTTATAATTTTAGGATGAATATGATCTGtttcgaatagtttaagggtatttttaacccttttctgataaactaataattttGTTAACTCTTATTAGcaatatataaattgattgtTTTTTAGTTTCGTGGATATTTGTTTGAATTCTCGTAGGCAGAATTTGAAAAGGTTGTAGCATTTCATAAATATGGAACATGAATGTTGTAACTATCGAGCTCACTCATTATGGtttctttcattaaaaataataatgtatgaaCTTTATAGTAATTTACTTACCAAAATtgagtaaaaagaaaaataaattaacaaaataaaaaaatacttaaaaaggtctaaaaaaaccaaacaaattgagaaaaaataaatagtaatattttttcttttaatccattatttagaaaataaaagaaaacacgagaatagattaaaaaattcaaaagtatAATTGATAAATTGAAGAGagacataagaaaataaaataaatggcAATAATGAGATctgaagaaagaaaatattgtaattgaaaattttgttatattaaattcatttaaaagttaaatagaATTTGAACAATGACTCCCTCTGCAAGTTGGTTGTTGGAGACCATTTTTTGCTGTATTTCATACTAAAAGTGTAAAATTTTGTAATAGCATCTTGTATTGGACATATATAAACTTCTACTATATTAAACTAATTCGACTATCTCTCTTGATGATCTTCGCCACCATCATTAAACTTTATTTCTTTGATGAATTTGAATCAAATTAATCTTCTCATTTCTCTTTTATGAATCTTACACGACCATCAAACTTTCTATTCCTATGGTAAACTTGTGTTTgacataaaacaaaattttaaacaatataTCTATAATCTTCATCAAAGTgattatatattgttataacATCTCACAACTTGAGGAAAGTCTCAATCCGGATTTAgggaagggcaaactagtatttttaccaattaatttcctatttcattttaggggtttattggGGTAAAAACAAGTCTTAATTCAGTTTGGAAAAGTTAGAATTAcacttagggcttggagaagaaagaaagaaagaaaagggaGAGAAAAGTAAAGAACGTCAAACTTTGTGAGTTAGCTGGTGATCCCtaataaggtatgtgagattatTTAGTGTTGGGTCAGTTCACACACACGAAACTTGGTTCAGTTCAGTGATTAGTTTGttgtttacatgttaatatgttgagttcttgaagaacattgtcgaattattgttggttgagttgttgaatgCCTAGTGTTGATTTGCTTCGTGTATCTGAGTTGTTTTTTTAGtcaaatctattgggtattgtgggtactaatgatcctaagagtttgagggagagaccatggaagtttagagggtttagataAGAAAAATGAAGGAGAAGTTGAGTACACCTGGGTACAAGAGTTGGGGCACCGTGCCTCCCATAGACTCAAAGGACAATCTCTGCCCTTAGGGCCTTGGGACGCCGCCCCAGTCAAAGTGCCCCAACTTGTCCTCTAAAATTTTGGGCATGACGGCCCACACCTCTCAGAGCGCGAAGGATGCCACTTCACCCCATTATTTCCCcaccttttcgtactagttcctaagtgatataCCCgtgtttcttagttgattccaacactctaaggtacatctaaacatcatgaaatcatccatataCATGAGATCACGTaacttgaatccataatccaattcaagggaagtcaagataaaaatcaaagaacttaagagtcaagtctagaagttaagtcaaagcaaagttctCAAGAGTTCTCAAGGGTCtttaacaactttttaattttgttttttgagactcatttcttcaaaagtatatggggacCAAGTATATGGGGACCAAGTATTCCCAAAAAGATTTAAagtgttttcacatttaaataaagAACGGAAACTGAACTTACAAAGAACCTTCGAGCTTGTTTTTAGAATAGAGTAatagctttataaaatgaagcaagcagggaaactaagatttccaagatagcctttgagctaagtttttcAGCACTGATATCAAATCACAATAGACGTATGTTTTCAAAACATAAGAGGCAATATATtctgggagtagtattgagcaccgaaaTAGGGACAAGCATGTGTTCAGACAACTCACGTctccataaaaccatgtagccaccaagGGTAAAAAACGGTCATACTTTCTAGATTAATTCTTTTCacaatagactagtggatccattatacagttcaggtcttatacttTTGGTTGGGTATTAGATGCGCTGGCACAGTGAGGTAGATGagtgtatcatcactataactcttaagtgatggttgtccattagagaaactcctacaaaagttaaatgtatttatatatatacagtttatttgtatttttacatgcATCTCAGAGTTAATTGTATCCTTGTATATATTCAGAGTTTACCATATGATTTCAAATAACTTTTATTCATATTGCACTTGCTTTTTAATTGCTTTAgattgaaatgagttagttatattgtcatgagttgagaagagtcaaggtaagtgttccttcttactcttttgaagattaagttgttttagcattccaactggAATACTAGTACATTCAATATAATAATGCCAGTTgtcctgcatcgtcttatgatgcagataccAGTAATTAGGATAAGCATCCGGCGTACCGTCTATCCAGTGAGCAACTAAGAGTTAGTTGATTAGCCTCCCTTCATTCCGGAGGACATCTTTATCATTAAATTAGTGTTTTTAGTTTTCAGTCGTTAAGATGATTGGGATTCTGTTCCAAcgtccatttttattttagagGCTGCATAGACAAATAGTATTAGTTCTTTTGTCTTATTCATTTCCGTTGTAAACGTTTAAGACTTAGGTTGCAGTTTTGGCTGAGttactatatttttatctattatgTGAGTGATATTCTCTCgtgtttaagtcttccgttGAGTAAGTAAGCAAGGTCAAGGGTCCGCTTAAAGCCAGAAATGGTCTTGGAGTGCCATTCTCacctagggtgtaggctcggggcgcgGCAAACCTGAATAtgagcacagagttcaagagtcatAGGGAGTCTATAAAGCGGTGtctgtagagtcctagttatcgatgtgaagcatgccacatctataattaggaggctgcaaCATATAGGAACTAtcttatttctttcatattacTTTCGTGCGTTAgggtttatctctaaaagtttcTCTTTAATTCATTCTTGCGCGTGTTTCAAATTGTCATTCCTCCACAAAGAGAAGAAATAGGTCATCCATCTAGTAGGAATGCAGAGGAACTAGATTTACCTAATGCACCTAACGTGTAACCTCTAGGCGTGGTTATTTATGCTGAATTCTGTGAGGCTATCCGAATGCTGAGCCAAGTTGTAACTGATCAAGTTGGGCAGCAAAGAGGAGTTAGACATGAAGAGGCTGGAACTTCGAGGATTCGTGAATTCGTGAGAATGAGTCCTATAAGTTTCACAGTTTAGGTCACTATTGAGGATTCAGAAAATTTTCTTGAGGAATTGAAGAAGGTTtttgaggtgatgcatgttGCTGATACTGAAAGGGTTGAGCTAGCTACATACCAACTGAAATATGTGGCTAGGACTTGATTTAATCAGTTGAATGATGGTAGGTATGAGGATCCACCACAGAACTTTTTGAGTGTGAACGactatgggttgaagttcaccgaGAAGTCCCTCTATGCTCCTGAAATGGTTAAGGACATAAGTAGTAAAATCAGATTGTGTGTCGCTAGCTTGGGTCATGCATTAAACAAAGAGGGCAGGTTGCGCTGCTGATAGGAAACATGGACATATCAAGGTTTATGGTCTATATGCAGCAGGTTGAAGAGGAGAAGCTGAGGAAAAAAACGAGTATAGAAGAAAGAAAGCTAAGAGCAGGAATGAGTCTGGGCAACAGAAAGGTAGTATGAACAgtccatatttttaaaaataaatggggcatgcaccatcatgTCCTAGTTCACCTACATCCATAAATAAAGGTGAGTTTAATGCCAGAATTCACAGAATTTCAAGGCCAGACCAGCACAGTCCCAAGGTAGTATGGCACAAGAAGGTAGTTGGGCTCTTGTATGTGGTAGAAACCACGCCAGTAAGTGTCGTGATGGCCAGTCAGGTTGTTTCAAGTGCGGGAAAGAGGGAAACTTCATGAAAGAGTGTCCTAAGAATAAGCAAAGTAGTGGAAATTCGGGAAACAGAGTCCAATCTTCATCAGTTACTCCACCTGAGagggctgcacctagaggagccacTTTCGATATTGTCGGAGGGGCAAACTGCCTCTACACAATCACTAGCCGCCAAGATTAAGAGAAATCTCCATATGTTGTCACTAGTACGATAAAATTcattacttttgatgtttatgatttccTTGACCCAGGGGCaagtttgtcttttgtaactccttattttgcaaataagtttgaaattCTTCCTGAGACACTTTGTGAACTATTTTGTGCTTCTACACCTATTAAGGAGTCAATTCTAGCAGAATAAGTATATCTTGATTGTCCCaattccatcaatcacaagaaaacTATAGCTGATCTAGAtaagttagacatggtagattttgatgtcatttttggtATGGACATGCTTCATGTTTGTTGTTCATCAATAGAtttagaactcgagttgtcaaatttcaaaattcctaatgagccatccatagagtggagtagtggttcagcagtgcctaagggtcattttattttgtaccttaaggcgagaaagttagtttcaaagggttgtacctatcacttagtccgagttaatgtcTCAAGTGCTGAGGTACCTCCAATTCATTCAGTTCCTATActaaaagagtttccagaagtctttcttGATGATCTACCCGGAGCCCCTCCTATGAGAGATAGACTTTGGTATAGACACCATTCTAGATATTCTAGATATTCGTCCtatctatcatcaagttataatatcaacaaacaTGTATAAGAACTCATAGCATCATAACTTAAGCAAGACCATCACTCATACACCCctattaagtccactagtgcaatgactaagtaaggccacataacctcactcaatcaagtaaacccaataagAACTATAAGCAATGCCCACTTTACATACTATACCAATaagagtaaacatcatcatGCTTTAACAACAGAGACCaatcacatgttcataagtgaaactatcATCATATAGTGTAATTAACATGTTAGATCAACAGATACATATCGTTTCCatttataacacataagcacataagaaaatccttctaagactttcctcaaggctaactagtgcagtGTATAAGTGGAGTCTCAtgcccctacctagactaagccaaaccccttaggtcatcctagttagagttcactttagtacttcattttaccttttgggaccACTTGCAACGGTAGTACCAAATCTGTGAACATAGCATcaatgtggatccactagatagtattaCTAtaagggcaacatagttcaagaactaggagatatagttgggaccctctttatgctacatgagttatagtctccaatctcatgagtacattagtgatactaccttccctatgtgggaagggacacttctcacttCTAGTTCACTTTGTGCTAacctagagtcccttttgaaatgtctttcattaataatcataacttagtttaggtcatagggtctaccccttatatagtcataatcataactcaataagaattgcatgagtattgtcctttcattacaattcacacatgtgaggttagcatatttacataatcactttatgataaggcacataggtaagtcgtcaccatccttatatcattacatcttaaccaACAAATCATAAGTCATAAATCAAGATATTCCAAATAAACATCATATcaaccctaatcaatcttatcataaggtatacttcaatataacttcatcattaaatacaagtaatcataattgaagtaaaggattgagatcacaagacttacccctatatccttcacaagccatcatctaAGATTTTACCATCAataatccaattcaacccaatattGGGTGTAATATCATTGCACAATAGTAATCaatacaataatgaagtcaatcgaatcactacacaacaattcatcattagttcataacctagggttagggacttggctcaatttcatgatctactttacaaactaggttaattcatcaagaactagaataattgaatcataatacatcataatataaacataataatcaaattaaaccataaacaatacaatctagaagatcaaattcgtaatagaagaaaacccacttgaaactcatatttttttaaatcaatttgaaggaaccatttggggaaaggaatcccaaaggtaaAAGGAATCCCATACGTTGTTAAATGATGAAGATTGATGtagaacccccc
The window above is part of the Solanum pennellii chromosome 5, SPENNV200 genome. Proteins encoded here:
- the LOC107019407 gene encoding uncharacterized protein LOC107019407; translation: MDISRFMVYMQQVEEEKLRKKTSIEERKLRAGMSLGNRKNSQNFKARPAQSQGSMAQEGSWALVCGRNHASKCRDGQSGCFKCGKEGNFMKECPKNKQSSGNSGNRVQSSSVTPPERAAPRGATFDIVGGANCLYTITSRQD